The following proteins are co-located in the Purpureocillium takamizusanense chromosome 10, complete sequence genome:
- the UBC35 gene encoding E2 ubiquitin-conjugating enzyme (EggNog:ENOG503P1WC~COG:O), producing the protein MALPKRIVKETERLMAEPVPGISAVPHEDNLRYFDVEIHGPAQSPYEGGIFKLELFLPDDYPMTPPKIRFLTKIFHPNVDKLGRICLDVLKNNWSPALQIRTILLSIQALLGAPNPDDPLAADVAKSWKEDEQAAIATAKEWTKQYAQP; encoded by the exons ATGGCTCTCCCTAAGCGCATCGTgaaggagacggagcgcCTCATGGCCGAGCC GGTCCCCGGAATCAGCGCCGTCCCTCACGAAGATAACCTCCGCTACTTTGATGTCGAAATTCACGGGCCCGCCCAGTCGCCCTACGAAG GCGGCATCTTCAAGCTCGAGCTCTTCCTCCCCGATGACTACCCCATGACACCCCCCAAGATCCGCTTCTTGACCAAGATTTTCCACCCCAACGTGGACAAGCTAGGCCGCATCTGCCTCGATGTTCTGAAGA ACAACTGGTCCCCCGCGCTGCAAATCCGGACTATCCTCCTGTCCATCCAGGCTCTTCTCGGCGCCCCCAACCCTGACGAccctctcgccgccgacgtcgccaagAGTTGgaaggaggacgagcaggcggccaTCGCCACGGCAAAGGAGTGGACCAAGCAGTATGCGCAGCCATAG
- the EGD2_2 gene encoding GAL4 enhancer protein (EggNog:ENOG503NYAS~COG:K) gives MATRSAALKLDWTKVTSSLGLRGQTVASLQAFKKRNEDARRKIAQLQEQATTVDFAQYRSTLKNQAVVDEIEKRFKAFKPVTYDVSRQLKAIEAFEVEAVKNAEATKQVVDLELKDLAATLKNIEEARPFEDLTVDEVAAAEKSIDEKTTQLISKGRWMVPGYKEKFGDLAIV, from the exons ATGGCCACG CGAagcgccgccctcaagctCGACTGGACCAAGGTCACCAGCTCGCTGGGCCTTCGCGGCCAGACGGTCGCCTCCCTGCAGGCCTTCAAGAAGCGCAACGAGGACGCCCGCCGCAAGATCGCCCAGCTGCAGGAGCAGGCCACGACGGTCGACTTCGCGCAGTACCGCTCGACGCTCAAGaaccaggccgtcgtcgacgagattGAGAAGCGCTTCAAGGCCTTCAAGCCCGTCACATACGACGTCAGCCgccagctcaaggccatcgaggccttcgaggtcgaggccgtcaagaacgccgaggccaccaagcaggtcgtcgacctggagctcaaggacctgGCCGCCACGCTGAAGAACATTGAGGAGGCTCGTCCGTTCGAGGACCTCACTGTG GACgaggttgccgccgccgagaagtCGATCGACGAGAAGACCACCCAGCTCATCTCCAAGGGCCGCTGGATGGTGCCGGGATACAAG GAGAAGTTTGGCGACCTGGCCATTGTGTAA